One segment of Macrotis lagotis isolate mMagLag1 chromosome 1, bilby.v1.9.chrom.fasta, whole genome shotgun sequence DNA contains the following:
- the LOC141509067 gene encoding uncharacterized protein LOC141509067 — MAKSKNHTTHNQSRKWHRNGIKTPRSQRYESLKGVDPKFLRNMRFAKKHNKKGLKKMQANNAKAIQAQAEAIKALRTKASKAKLLRSKIPKASAQRAGHKMATKRPGPRIGIKRPGPRITKPDSKVARTTDTKAAKPTDAKATKPTDPKAAKLTDKDGKSDPKATKSVTKVTKSDAKAAKPAESKPKDAGGKTASPKPSK, encoded by the coding sequence ATGGCCAAGTCTAAGAATCATACCACCCATAATCAATCACGAAAGTGGCACAGAAATGGCATCAAGACACCTAGGTCACAGAGATATGAGTCTCTGAAAGGGGTTGATCCCAAGTTTCTGAGAAACATGCGCTTTGCCAAGAAACACAACAAGAAAGGGTTGAAGAAGATGCAGGCCAACAACGCCAAAGCCATCCAGGCCCAAGCAGAGGCTATCAAGGCCCTGAGAACCAAGGCCTCCAAGGCCAAGCTCCTCAGGTCCAAGATCCCCAAGGCCAGTGCCCAGCGTGCTGGTCACAAGATGGCCACCAAGCGTCCAGGCCCTAGGATCGGCATCAAACGTCCAGGCCCCAGGATCACTAAGCCTGACTCTAAGGTTGCCAGAACCACTGACACCAAGGCCGCCAAGCCCACTGACGCCAAGGCCACCAAGCCCACTGACCCCAAGGCTGCCAAGCTCACCGACAAGGACGGTAAGTCTGATCCCAAGGCCACCAAGTCTGTCACCAAGGTCACCAAGTCTGATGCTAAGGCTGCTAAGCCTGCTGAGTCCAAACCCAAAGATGCTGGAGGTAAAACGGCCAGTCCCAAACCTTCAAAATAG